The DNA segment tatagcTATGTTTCGTCACCGTTTACATACAGCCAACGAAAATTCATGAGAAATATGTATTTGATATTAGCTTTAACCTCAAGTcttgatttttcttcttgttttttgtatgtgagaaaaaaaaaataatgcgcATGTTCTCTAGTCTCTATTGTCTTAAAATTTGCAGTCGGCATGTCattgtcctctctctctctctctctcgcttatAATTATACTCGTCCGTGGCTACCCATGTGCGTGAGTGTGTTGCTGGTGCTGCCCAGCAATGGAGTTCTGGAgaatctcttttcttcttctctgtgCATTTCAGCTTGTTTCTGCCCAGCAAACAACTGCTCCTGATGAAGGTTTTCTAGCTGTTACGAATTCAGATTCTTATACAAGAAGTTCAGTTTTAGTCAATTTTCAATCAATGTTTCTAACCACTGCTTCTGTTGGTCAGTGGCTGCTCTCAACAAGATAATAGACTCCTGGAAATTGAGAAGCAAAGTGAACCTTTCTATCGACCCATGTAGCCAGAATGCACCATGGGCTCCCGAGCTTGCGAATCCCCGTGTGGCTTGTAACTGTGCTGGCAACAGCTGCCACATCACTCACCTGTTAGTTCTCCTTCATCATTTATTAGTTGTCACATTTATTCTTGTTGGGTAAAGGAAGTTCCCAATTTCCCTTGATGCAGGAAGGTTTATGCTTTAGACATTTCTGGTGAAATACCCAAGGAAGTTTTTCTGCTAAAGGAGCTGATGGATTTGTGAGGAATCTATTCTTAAGATTTAAGAACCCCTTGTTGCTTTGATATGATTGATATTTGAAATCTAGCCTAATGATGCAGGAATCTGGGTCAGAATGTTCTGAGTGGACCCATACCGGATGAAATTCAACAGTTGCAAAATATGCAATACCTGTAAGGCTGTAACTGCTAAACTAACTTCTTTTTATCCTACTGCTAGTTTGAATGGATAGAATCAACTCACTGCCGCTTTTCATTTTCGTATATACGTTTGAGGTGTAttcatatttgttttctttatgaTGAGTGATTGAACAGTAGCCTGGGCATAAACAACCTGACAGGTCGAGTGCCTCCAGAGCTTGGTAATTTAACCAAGTTGGTTTCTCTGTAAGCAAACATCCGCATTTTTTTGACGCTATTTTCTGTGTTTTTTAACTTCTTCTGTACTCGTCTAGTAATTTCCAAAAAACTTATCATATTACAGAAGTTTTAGCTCAAACAACTTCTTTGGACCGTTACCAATGGAGCTTGGAAAATTGACCTCCTTACAGCAGCTGTAagttttttccatttttgccAACTTTGAAGTAGCATCTTTCTCTTTGTCGTGCAACCTCATTTTTCACCTGTACTCCTTTCAGGTATATTGATAGCAGTGGAGCGAGTGGACCAATACCACAAGAACTTGCAAACTTAAAATCCCTACAAATTCTGTACTTAATCTCTCTTTTCTATATGCTTGAACGTGGTGCTTTTTGAAATATCAGAGTCTGATGGTGTCCGTTGTATATTCATTGTGGATATTCTTTTCTTGTTTCAGCTGGGCATCTGATAATCTCTTTACCGGAAAGCTCCCAGAATTCTTTGGGACCCTTACAGAACTCAGGGACCTGTATGCATGGATTTCCAATTGCTTATtgctactatattttcaaaataggaGGGTTCATTTCATTAtgatatttgatatatattatgttGACTGGTGCACTTTCTCTTTCATAGGCGACTTCAAGGTACCTTGCTTGAAGGCCCAATCCCAAGCAGTTTTGGTGCTCTAACTAAGCTAGAGAATCTGTAAGGCCTCTCCTAAATACGAACTTGCATGTTTTGATGTGTCTTGTGGACTTTAATTGTTGCTATAAGATCTATATCCTTTTGCACTTCTGATGTACTATTCGTGATTATGCTTTTTCCCCGACTCATTTGGGATTTCTGCTTTCCTTGTGTTCTTAGGAGAATCGGTGATCTTAGCAAGGAAGCCTCAAATCTTGATTTCCTGGAAAAGCAAACAAGTTTGGCCATACTGTAAGACGTTCTATGTTTAATATCGATCTTAGAAAAAGAAACTTAACATGAATCTTTAATGTACATTCTAAATTAACTTTCTCAAACGTGTTTCATAGATCTTTGCGAAACTGTTTAGTGTCGGGCGAAATTCCAAAATGGATTGGCACATTTTCTAGGTTGCAACACCTGTAAGTAACCTTGACAATATGTTTTTCTCATGATCAGAATCATTCACTTATTTGTGTTTCTGTTTCATTTAAATGAAGTAATCAAATCGTTTACCTTTTTCTAATATGAAGTTTTCTAAAGAACTCTTACTGATTTTCCATGTCTTCGACAGGGACTTAAGCTTCAACAAGTTGAGCGGCCAAATACCAGAATCATTAAAAGATTTTCCTTTGTTGCAATATCTGTAAGTAATCTAACAGACttccttttttaaattaaagtacATTTCGATTTCACGAGAGAATGTTTCTTTGACCCCATGTTTTCTACAAGAAGTgtacataattttaaattaacgaACGTCATTCAATATTTTTGCTAAAGGAGTTTCCTCAGACAGATAATCTCTTGCTATGTCTCAGATTTCTGGGAAACAATAACTTGAGTGGACAGCTACCTGCGAATATCATAAGTCCAAATCTCATCGCCTTGTAAGTGCATCCTTCAACTTATGATTTCCCTTCTTGTTTGTGAACACGATTTCCCACTATCTGATGAAGTCTTgagattttatttcttaatatttgCCAAGCATGGTATCTCTTGACCGATCTATAATAGCTGCAATTTACAATAAAGGCAAAGCTGTTGCAGTCCTGTTGTAAGAAATATCTGTTTTTTCCTGCCTCTAAGGACGACCATAAGAATACACATAAAATGTTTTTATACCTGCTGTAAAAATTTTCTCGAATATAGTAACCTGTTTAAATCTCTCAGAAGTACAACTAATAATTCTGGTTTCTGGGCAGAGATATCTCCTTCAATCCCATCTCTGGCAGTTTACCTCtaaatttttcaaagagagGCTTTTCAATGTAAGTTAATCTTCTCTTTACATCCCGTAAGCTAACTGCTTGATACTGTGATAAAGTAGTACTATGAACCTATGCGAGCAGGCTTTTTGAAACTTATGGTGTGCCTTGATAGTTGTGGTGTCATTTAACATGAAAtaacttccttttcctcttcagGAACGTTGTTGGAACATCCATCAATGCAAATAGTTTACTGGACAGGTAATTTGTGTACCTGACAGTGAATGATATTATGATGTTAAGGGTTGATTATATTCACATAACTTCATGCTCtagcaaaatttttttaatcattttaatggTCATGTATATAGGAAGGCAATAGGGATGTTGCAATGCCTCCAAGGAAATACCGAATGCACTAACCAAGTTCCAGCCTGTGagtaactttttcttaatcatATATACTGATATGACAATCTTGTCACCCATTTggatatatgaaaattttgacaAGCGATTGAAACTTCTGAAATTCTTAAATGCCTACTCATTCAAAATGCTGTGTAGAAATTAGACATGGCACTCTGAATTTATGCATTATCTTAAAAGTATTGATAACATATAAATGATCATGAGGAGCTAGCTGTCGTGGTTAAAAAGTAGGGCAAAAAGGGTAAGAAATTTGTCTTCTTTCTAGATCAAAGTTGTTTATgctttaattttagtttttgggGACACACTACTGTTGCAGCTTCATTTTCTATTAAATGTGGGGGCACTGAACATATATCTTCAACTGGCATAAAATATGATGATGATTCTGAAACCCTTGGAGCTGCTTCAATGTACACAAGTTCTAATGATCAATGGGTAGTAAGCAACACTGGATTTTTCATTTCCAATCCAAATGGACCCCAATATATAGCAAAGACTGACTCTCAAATCACAGAAACTTTAGATTCCGAACTGTATAAAACAGCAAGGATTTCACCAAGCTCACTGAGGTACTATGGCCTTGGCTTGAAGAATGGAAAGTACATTGTTGAGCTTCACTTTGCAGAGATAACAATGGACGACACTCAGTCTTGGAAAGGCCTTGGGAGACGCTTATTTGATATTTACATTCAGGTATTGTGAAAACATCTGATATCAAAGGCAGGCTCATTTATATGAATATTGCTAACTAGACAAGACCCGATAAGATTGTGGTTAAAAACTCTCTTAAGACTTATAAATTCCCTAATGAACATTAAAATTGGTTGGAGTTTTCCTATCGTGTTAGGAAGAGAGCAACATATTCTTCTGGCCGCCTCGTAGCCTTTTCCGTAGCTTCGGTCAATAAGATCTGCAAATTTTAGAGGATCAACTgcttaatttcatcttattttgaTTGCCCATTTTACCATTCATGAAATGCTGCAATTTGGCCCAAGGGTGAGAGAGTTCTCCAAGACTTTAACATTCAAAAGGAAGCTGGTGGATCCAAAAGAGCGTTGATCAAAGCATTCAAGGTGAATGTAACAAACACAATAATGGATATCCACTTCTTCTGGGCTGGGAGAGGCACCTGCTGCATTCCATTGCAAGGCACATATGGACCATTGGTGTCAGCAGTCATTGCTTCTCCAGGTTCTTCATATCTTTCCCTATACCTAGCAATTTGTATTTTCCTTTGTCAATCAACATAAATGTTAAACATTTCCCGCAGTTAATGCTGGGTCTTCTTCCAAACCGGACAAGAAGCGTGTAGGAAAAATTGTTGGAATAGCACTTGGATGTGTAGCTGGTTTTGTGATAATCTTATCAATGTTCTACGTATGGTTCACCAAAAAGGGTGCGCCAGGACACTTGCGAGTATACACAGACTCACCAAGGAAGAAAGGATTACGCTGATCTCGACCTGTTTAATGTGTTAAAAAAGCAATAATTTGGTGCACTCGAGAATGTTTTGGTTGCTGTTTATGCTTTTCAAGGACCAGTTTCCCTTCTACCATCCTAAAACTTCCTAACAACAGCAAATGGTTGTGTCAATGAAGATGCATATAGTTGATGTAAGGCTTAAAATAAATTGGATAGGATTGTAGGAAGCACTccttgtgatatatatatatatatatatatatgtttatgtaaaagatatatatgttttgaaaacAATATTGAATGGTTTGTGAAAGACTCGTCTCTCAACAACTTAAAACGACAGAGACCAGGAAAATGCGATCACGGTGGGACTCGAACCCACAATCTCCCGCTCCGGAGGCGAGCGCCTTATCCATTAGGCCACGCGATCCGACGTTATTTCGTGCGTAATTTACATCATTAAACTTTATGACAAGGGGGAGCTAAACAGGTTCACGACGTTCATCGATGGTGTGTGAGGAGGGAAAACAACCTCTGCAATTGGAATGATACGTGATATTTGATTCCTTGAATGTGTTAACTAATGGTGATATCTCTTTATGTTCTGTAATATCTGGATGTTCTCGACAGCTTTACTCTCACTTATTCATTGTTTTAACTAAGAATTTATTGTCTTCTTCTCTGGGTTTACATAAAACTTTCGGTCATCATTATGTAGAAGACCAAGCCTTCTGCAATGCCGCAAAAAGTTGGGTTCTAACCTGTTAGTTTCTTGCCATACTAGTTCATATCCTCTCTATTGATACGTGCCTTGTTCTCGGGGAAAGGATTACGCAACAGCTTAGGTAAACTAAGAATATAACTGCAAATCTTTTGTAAGATCAATCTTCATTCGATACGATAAAACAACCCTACCCCTTCTGCCAaccaaattttttctttaaaaaaaataaaaaagaaattgggaATCAACCAATTAGGTAACTAACTTATCAGTCGCTTTAGTGCactctcttaatattttatcttaagtTTTGCTACTCGTCATTTTcatacataatatttatttttaatttttataaagttttttaacttttttttagttttattctttctaaactaattaaattattctactcattatctataCACCACTtatttagtaaaagaaaaaaaattaaaaattaaaaaattatgtacggtgtaaagataataataaatataatttttcttttatctttcgCACGGTTCTTAAAATGAATGCAAAGATAAGCAAAAAGGGCATTCGACTGAAAAAATATGCATTTTGGTGTTCTACTCGGACAGCACAAAAGAAGTAGGGAAATTGGAATACTATTTTTGCTAAATAGTACTTCAACATACAGTCAAGTTTGGTGCATGCCTGTTGACGTGTACGttttatattgtttaaaaaaaggcTGTAGGTGAGACGAACTTGAACACCAACGTCTCTCTCTACCAATGTTCCTCGGTTGCGCTGCAATTTGCTTGTTAGTCTATAtttgttcatatatatttttttcacagcTTAACTTCACTTCAAGTTCAAACCATCGTTTGtgcatttattttgaaaattatttatttttaagattggCTGCTCATTGTTGTTGTTCCAAAAATAAGAAGCGCCCAAATCTTGCATTTGAACGTGCTTTCTGCACAACTATTTGATATTTGTGTTGCTTGCATTATGGGATCCTCGATTCTTAGTTTAGTTTTTTCATGTACAGTGTTGTTCTCTCTGCTATCAATATGATTTATTCTTTCATGGGTTTTTGAGTTAAAGATGTTCTGGCAGGAAAGCATAGTCAAATGATGAGTTCTTTTTATGTCTAAACAAGATGTAGAATCCTTGTCAGATTGTTCTTCAAAGTTCTCTAGTGAACAAGATGACTCAAACCCTTCGTAATTAATTCATCTAAACACACAAAATGGTGAAACGCATCGTTCGATCATGGGGGAGATAAGGGAGAGGAATGGTGAAATGCACCGTTTCATTTTAAACGAAAACGCCCCACATCTAAACGAAaatgcaataataataataggaaaGCTGAATCATGGAGGAGATGAATATTGGATTCCATATGTTTGTACTGAATGCTTAAGTATTTCATTCACTGAAAACTCAGAGATTGTGGTTGTTGTGCACCCAAAATTCCTGCCATCAATTATATAGATAGAATATTCAGACCTTATTGACAAGGGGGATGGAAAAAGAACAGTATTTTATGGGAGGCATGCATCTAGCTTTTAGAAGGAAGAGGTGGTTTGTGTCATATGGCCATGATGGTAATATTAACTTTTAGTTTTATGGACATGCTTGTCGGTGCTGTGGATCTGTGTCCTCCATGTCACCTGTTATTGCTCCCCCATCCGAGTGAAACTGTGTGTGTGGTGGGGGCGGCGGGGGGTTTGTATGGTTGGTCTCAAATGAAAGATGAAAGGTGGCATCATGCATGTGGTGTGCATCCTGTTTTTTTTCCCACTATCCattttctcttgattttgaTCGATGAAATGGTAGAAAACATTTTGAGTTTGGCATTGGCGCCTATGTCTTATATACTCCATACACATGATAATCAAAACCCACCCCGAGACTCCACTGGGGAAGGAAGTTAGCCATttttttctcaccaattttgatggttttagatttttatttcaGTCAGAAGGTGACAATTAAccttttcccttcttttaaACAACAATAACCACTCACCAAGCCTCCTcaagtcctctctctctctctctctctctctctctctctctctctctctctctctctctctctcctggtGATGTTATGATTGCTGATTGCTATGATAGGCCACTTTCTGTGTTAGATTCCGCTAACACGAAGCTCCTAAGTTGGTGATGTACAATTAATAATTAGGTTTAAAGTTGTTAGTTGTTGTTGAAGCAAAGATCATGTGAGGTGAGGATGAtccatttctttattttcctaTCTTATTTACTTCAATATATATGTTCAATAAACATAATGTTTAGACGGGACGATTACAGGGATCACCCGGGCTGGCACCCCCTAACcccaaaaacataataatactttgagagagagagagagagagagagagagagtttgtgaGTTAACGTAGCATATCAATTTACGTTAATTTGTAAGTTaacttttgtaaaattaatcttttatgGTAACATACTAAAGCGAttctatttttcataaatatatataattttgtttaaacTAGAAGACCACTgtgtaaatttaaaatttaaatcagctgagaattttaaagaaaaaaatattaaaaatatcactATCACATTAGTGGATTCAAAATGACttggtaaaataataataataataataatatatgtatatcattATTTATTCGATTGCTCATTATTGGCAATATCCAAAAAGCTCATTTCCGGTTATCATTTTTATCCTGGTAACGGTGGCTGAGGCTGAGAATGTGGACAAGACCCAATAAGATTATTCTATTCTGGCCCCTACAACTAACCAAAACCAGCCCATTTGGAATTCCCCAACTATGCATTAACACTGTTACACTACTCCATGAATAAACCTGACAATTTAGCCCAAAGAATCATTATGAACCATGAAGGCCCAGGCCCAATTAACTAACCAAACAAAATCAACGCACGATTCAAAAGTCCAGTCAAACCATCAACCATGCCCCATATCAGTCTTGACATTCCCATTCCCCAGAATATATATAGCCCAGAGAATAGATGAAAAGTAACGTTAGATTCATTCAtcgaaaatattttaatcataaaaaaattatataaaaataattttacaaattaatataatttaatataattcttcagattataaaattacttaataTAATTCATTATCTAATGAACATGTAATCATATTCTCCAATCATTAATTGTGCAAGCCATATTCAGTGTACATGTCTAATACCTGAAGAAAGTAGAAtccacaaaatatatttttaatattaatctctgagttatttaatttttttaaaatgaatacaaGAAATTAACATTAGAAATAGagttttacaaaatattacgaaataatcttagtactaatattaatttctttatatctataatttaaattaatattatttttaataaaatttattttttaccaaaaatttaatataaatattaatatacagttaCGTTGCAGAGAATAACTTCACATCCGTTGTTCTCCAAACAACGGCAACCAACGGTAGCATGCCACGTAAGACCACGTAAGATACAACGGGAAGAGATACACATCTTCCCGTTGGTGGGGTGCCTTGCAGACGGAAAAAAAATTTCCAGGGGTCACTTATATGCTTTGTcgaaacaccccccccccccttcccacTCTGTCGAGGGTTTTATCACAGTGCTTTTTCGTTGGATACAATGCTTTATATATTGGGTAGAAGCCGAATGTTTGATAAAATTTGGGATGCTTAAATTGAAATGTGGCAAAAGGATGGATCTTTGATATCCCCGCGTACTGGCATGGTGGTTTTAGCAAGAGTTGCTAAGGTATGTTCCGTTAGGCAGGCTGTGGAGTCGTTTAGAAGGTTCAAGAAAAATGGCACCAAGCCATTTacaatttcatatataaatactGCAGTTATTTGGGTAAAGAACTTTGGCCCTAGGACATCAATCCTCTCTTGAAATGGTGCTATGAAATGGGAGATTTGAGTTTTGCAGAACCAAAACAAGGAGAATGGGTATGGTGCGATGGTTCCCTGGGTCTGGAGGGCAGCTAATGCGAACTGTGGGTGCGACTATGGTAGGGCGTGCCGGAAGGGTTGCTCCTGCGTGCGGTTGGGACCTCTCTGTAAATCGTGCGGCTGGGTTCTTGCATTTGAATGGAAGGGATGAAGTCCATCTAAACAAATCTAACCTCTATAAATGGGATTTACCCGTTTCTATGGTGTGGCCAGGTTTAGGCTGAGACCATGTACTGTCATTTTTCTATTGATTTCCGATAAACTCTCTTGATAGGATTCACCGTTCCAAAGAGGAACTGTATATTGCAACTGAAATTTTCGTTAGAAATacaatttctctttattttaaactttaggtgtatttttaatatttaaataacgATTTTTCAAATAATGACAAACCATTATTAGCTTTTTGTTCCCcaagtattttttatacaattatcTGTGAAATTCGCAAAGTTTACAACAACGCCACTCTATTCTAATCTTTGAATATGACGTCATTGGCTATACTCATCAACGGTTTGATGGAATCAGAGGAGAACTTTCTGGCGAACAAGAACGGATCATGCCTTTTAGACACGGACGAATCAGAACCGTTCGTTCTAGCGTCACCGTACCTTGGACGATCCTTTCTAagagataaaattaaatctgGTCCCACCTCTGAAGCCTCGTACGTGCGAGGGTGGCCGTCAAACCTACCCCTCCAGTCCACGTGCGTGAGCGTCGCTGGAACGCATCTCCGTGGGTCCCGCATGCTCAGTAGAGTGGGAAAGTAGTTCTCCTCGGGGTAGCACGTGTTCCACATCAGGCAAGGCAGCTTGAACTTGGACCAAAGCCTCCGGTCACGAACCACAAGGCGCGAATGCTTCCGTGTCAGCACCCAGAACTGCGACCCTATTCGAAACTCCTCCAGCTTCACCTCCGGCAGCATCGCGTCCTCCCCACGCGCTGCCCACCTCCCAAACGTCCCGCCCTCGTTCTGGAGAATCTCGATGAAGCTCCTCTTGGAGCCGATGAGGGCTTTGTAAGTGAACTTGAAGGAGTGGAGTGGTACgcaggagggagagagaagggCGAACATGGCATTTGAGGGATCGTCGAGAAGCGCGCGAGCAAGTAGCCGACGCGCTGCGGAGGTCAGAGTTGGGGTGTATCGGCGGGTGGGTTTGGAGGGTATGACTCTGTGAGCGAAGACGCCCGAGAATGGGGGCTCGTACTGGTAAGTGGGGTCTGCATGGACGTAGATGTTGAAGAGGTTTTTACTTGTTTGGTTGAAGTATAGTTCCCAGAGTGGAGCAAATGGGAGAGTCGCGGTGGTTAAGAACATGAAAGCGACCTTTTTGGGGGAAGTTCGGGGAGAAGGCTTTGGGTTGGCTCGCGATGCAGATCGGAAGAGAGAGTCTTCGTCATCTGGGGGTGGCGGTAATGGTTGCGCAGTGGTGGATTCAAGCCCCATTTCCTGGTGGTTCTGGGTAGGATCGAGCTTGGAAACAACAATGGCTTCTGGGGGTGGCGACAATGGTGGCGCAGTGGTGGATTCAAGCTCCATTTTCTGATAGTTTTGGGTGCGATCCAGCTTGTGTCCAACAATGGTTTCTGGGTTTTCATGGCTGCCGATGGTTTTGGTGGTGGTGATGGTGGTAATACTAGTGGTGGTGGTCGTGGGTGTCCTGACGGTAAAGACAACGGCGAGGGGTAAGCAGAGAAGCAGAGCACAAAAGAGTGAGAGCGGAGTGGGGGACAGCATGATTTTCTCTGGTCAGAAAGCAAATGAGAGTCAATATCGAAAAAGCAGAGAGATGGTGAGCGAGACAGTGAAAACAGAGAGGGAAAGTGGGATTTGGTGTATAGATTTGAGTTCTAATCTAACTACTACTAAAGTACGATCCTAGATCGACGGCGAAGATAAGCCCGAAATGATTTTTCAAACCTAAAAGCACCCCCACTAATTGCCATCGAGATTATTTCTTAATGATATTCATCGAGTTCGGCGCCGATCGTTGGCGTTTCAACCCATATTTATATCCGTAGGATTGAATTTTTCGTGATTGTGAATTGAACGGTCTGGATTGAAGTTTGATGAGAGCTCGTCCCCGTCGTCAGTTCCATTAAACTCTTTCCTTTTTTGGGTAACCACGATTTTCTGGTTGTCGAAGCACCTTGTAGGACATAACGACAGTAAGTACACGTGGCAAGCATGCAAATGTCAATGGCGTTACCATGCCTTTTTCGAGTGGGAGGGTTCAATGCAAGGGGCCTCACGTGTAGGGACATAGTCATGTCACATTCACCGAGTTGGTACTCTCATTTAAAGGGTTTCAGAAAGctggtaccaaaaaaaaaaaactgtcttTCTGCCATAAACAGTGTTACAGAAATTCGACAATTTAGCTATTTCGGTTGGTTGATCGTTATTATTTTACTGTTAATCGTCTCGCCTCTACGACCAAATAACCAACTAAGATGCTTGAAAAATAAACGAAATGATTGAAGTGAAAGAAACGTACAGCCAGTTGAAGAGTACTTTTAACTTCCAACTAACAAACGAAAATTTAACTTTCCTATCATTATTTTCCGTCTATCCAAACAAGCATATCGGATCCTCGTG comes from the Carya illinoinensis cultivar Pawnee chromosome 8, C.illinoinensisPawnee_v1, whole genome shotgun sequence genome and includes:
- the LOC122318981 gene encoding probable LRR receptor-like serine/threonine-protein kinase At1g56130 isoform X1, whose amino-acid sequence is MEFWRISFLLLCAFQLVSAQQTTAPDEVAALNKIIDSWKLRSKVNLSIDPCSQNAPWAPELANPRVACNCAGNSCHITHLKVYALDISGEIPKEVFLLKELMDLNLGQNVLSGPIPDEIQQLQNMQYLSLGINNLTGRVPPELGNLTKLVSLSFSSNNFFGPLPMELGKLTSLQQLYIDSSGASGPIPQELANLKSLQILWASDNLFTGKLPEFFGTLTELRDLRLQGTLLEGPIPSSFGALTKLENLRIGDLSKEASNLDFLEKQTSLAILSLRNCLVSGEIPKWIGTFSRLQHLDLSFNKLSGQIPESLKDFPLLQYLFLGNNNLSGQLPANIISPNLIALDISFNPISGSLPLNFSKRGFSMNVVGTSINANSLLDRKAIGMLQCLQGNTECTNQVPASSFSIKCGGTEHISSTGIKYDDDSETLGAASMYTSSNDQWVVSNTGFFISNPNGPQYIAKTDSQITETLDSELYKTARISPSSLRYYGLGLKNGKYIVELHFAEITMDDTQSWKGLGRRLFDIYIQGERVLQDFNIQKEAGGSKRALIKAFKVNVTNTIMDIHFFWAGRGTCCIPLQGTYGPLVSAVIASPVNAGSSSKPDKKRVGKIVGIALGCVAGFVIILSMFYVWFTKKGAPGHLRVYTDSPRKKGLR
- the LOC122318981 gene encoding probable LRR receptor-like serine/threonine-protein kinase At1g56130 isoform X3, which translates into the protein MEFWRISFLLLCAFQLVSAQQTTAPDEVAALNKIIDSWKLRSKVNLSIDPCSQNAPWAPELANPRVACNCAGNSCHITHLKVYALDISGEIPKEVFLLKELMDLNLGQNVLSGPIPDEIQQLQNMQYLSLGINNLTGRVPPELGNLTKLVSLSFSSNNFFGPLPMELGKLTSLQQLYIDSSGASGPIPQELANLKSLQILWASDNLFTGKLPEFFGTLTELRDLRLQGTLLEGPIPSSFGALTKLENLRIGDLSKEASNLDFLEKQTSLAILSLRNCLVSGEIPKWIGTFSRLQHLDLSFNKLSGQIPESLKDFPLLQYLFLGNNNLSGQLPANIISPNLIALDISFNPISGSLPLNFSKRGFSMNVVGTSINANSLLDRKAIGMLQCLQGNTECTNQVPASSFSIKCGGTEHISSTGIKYDDDSETLGAASMYTSSNDQWVVSNTGFFISNPNGPQYIAKTDSQITETLDSELYKTARISPSSLRYYGLGLKNGKYIVELHFAEITMDDTQSWKGLGRRLFDIYIQEESNIFFWPPRSLFRSFGQ
- the LOC122318981 gene encoding probable LRR receptor-like serine/threonine-protein kinase At1g56130 isoform X2, producing the protein MNPSKLVSAQQTTAPDEVAALNKIIDSWKLRSKVNLSIDPCSQNAPWAPELANPRVACNCAGNSCHITHLKVYALDISGEIPKEVFLLKELMDLNLGQNVLSGPIPDEIQQLQNMQYLSLGINNLTGRVPPELGNLTKLVSLSFSSNNFFGPLPMELGKLTSLQQLYIDSSGASGPIPQELANLKSLQILWASDNLFTGKLPEFFGTLTELRDLRLQGTLLEGPIPSSFGALTKLENLRIGDLSKEASNLDFLEKQTSLAILSLRNCLVSGEIPKWIGTFSRLQHLDLSFNKLSGQIPESLKDFPLLQYLFLGNNNLSGQLPANIISPNLIALDISFNPISGSLPLNFSKRGFSMNVVGTSINANSLLDRKAIGMLQCLQGNTECTNQVPASSFSIKCGGTEHISSTGIKYDDDSETLGAASMYTSSNDQWVVSNTGFFISNPNGPQYIAKTDSQITETLDSELYKTARISPSSLRYYGLGLKNGKYIVELHFAEITMDDTQSWKGLGRRLFDIYIQGERVLQDFNIQKEAGGSKRALIKAFKVNVTNTIMDIHFFWAGRGTCCIPLQGTYGPLVSAVIASPVNAGSSSKPDKKRVGKIVGIALGCVAGFVIILSMFYVWFTKKGAPGHLRVYTDSPRKKGLR
- the LOC122318190 gene encoding glycosyltransferase BC10 → MLSPTPLSLFCALLLCLPLAVVFTVRTPTTTTTSITTITTTKTIGSHENPETIVGHKLDRTQNYQKMELESTTAPPLSPPPEAIVVSKLDPTQNHQEMGLESTTAQPLPPPPDDEDSLFRSASRANPKPSPRTSPKKVAFMFLTTATLPFAPLWELYFNQTSKNLFNIYVHADPTYQYEPPFSGVFAHRVIPSKPTRRYTPTLTSAARRLLARALLDDPSNAMFALLSPSCVPLHSFKFTYKALIGSKRSFIEILQNEGGTFGRWAARGEDAMLPEVKLEEFRIGSQFWVLTRKHSRLVVRDRRLWSKFKLPCLMWNTCYPEENYFPTLLSMRDPRRCVPATLTHVDWRGRFDGHPRTYEASEVGPDLILSLRKDRPRYGDARTNGSDSSVSKRHDPFLFARKFSSDSIKPLMSIANDVIFKD